A DNA window from Arachis hypogaea cultivar Tifrunner chromosome 18, arahy.Tifrunner.gnm2.J5K5, whole genome shotgun sequence contains the following coding sequences:
- the LOC140181314 gene encoding uncharacterized protein produces MAISRNAHQQYTHRPYCYIRHISDGLSTSGGLDILEPFPISQDQTNRLAEAANKIILQALRIKLADAKGQWADLIFEILWSYNTTPHSTTKETPFRLVYGEDTMIPVEISQWSSRIDLLDDNINNENRRAELDTLDEERKSASLWYQAMQISIQRKYNKRVQPRTRKALRHMGRIF; encoded by the exons ATGGCAATTTCCAG AAATGCTCACCAGCAATACACACACCGGCCGTACTGTTATATACGTCATATATCGGATGGCCTTTCCACAAGTGGGGGGCTTGACATCCTCGAGCCTTTCCCAATCTCTCAGGATCAG ACTAATAGGCTCGCCGAGGCTGCAAACAAGATTATTTTGCAGGCTTTGCGAATAAAACTAGCCGATGCCAAAGGACAATGGGCTGACCTAATTTTCGAAATCCTGTGGAGTTATAACACCACACCACATTCAACAACAAAAGAAACACCATTCAGGCTAGTTTATGGTGAAGATACAATGATTCCGGTGGAAATCTCACAATGGTCATCAAGGATCGACCTTTTAGATGATAACATCAACAATGAAAACAGACGAGCTGAGCTCGACACATTAGATGAGGAACGCAAATCGGCAAGTCTTTGGTACCAAGCAATGCAAATTTCCATACAGCGAAAATACAACAAAAGAGTGCAACCCAGGACAAGGAAAGCTCTCCGCCATATGGGAAGGatcttttag
- the LOC112771729 gene encoding uncharacterized protein isoform X2: protein MAAATASIVGTSSWSLRRAAAQAFALSQSHFLCATNPYFSFPRTLCTLPLSVSASSDVSHTVQAIKGDVDELLNGVVEKSVIKEVKHILEMARRASLRREILHTDFLTPPVLKESMKVLEKLADVKAIAQGGYPQAERCRISVGHPEELTSDPDIISALSVSGNFRFESCSHGDFLGSILGTGITREKVGDIILQGEQGAQILVVPELVEFLMSSLDKVRNVPVSCSKIPLISLDYEPPRTITFKTIEASLRVDALASAGFKISRSKLVDLISNGDVRINWTPVTTKGTTLKSGDIVSVSGRGRLKIGEINSTKKGKFAVELIRYL, encoded by the exons ATGGCTGCTGCCACTGCCAGTATCGTCGGAACTTCTTCATGGAGTCTTCGAAGAGCAGCAGCACAAGCTTTCGCACTCTCTCAATCCCATTTTCTCTGCGCTACCAATCCCTACTTCTCTTTCCCAAGGACCCTTTGCACTCTGCCTCTCTCTGTTTCTGCTTCTTCAG ATGTAAGTCACACAGTGCAAGCTATAAAGGGAGATGTCGATGAGCTACTGAATGGAGTGGTAGAGAAAAGTGTAATAAAAGAAGTGAAGCATATTCTTGAGATG GCTAGACGTGCATCATTAAGACGAGAGATTCTCCATACAGATTTTCTAACACCTCCAGTGCTTAAAGAATCTATGAAAGTTTTGGAGAAATTAGCAGACGTGAAAGCAATTGCTCAAGGAGGTTACCCCCAG GCTGAACGTTGTCGAATTTCTGTTGGACATCCAGAAGAACTGACAAGCGATCCAGATATCATTTCGGCATTGAG TGTCTCTGGGAACTTTCGATTTGAATCTTGTTCTCATGGTGACTTCCTTGGCTCAATTCTTGGTACAGGAATTACTAGGGAGAAAGTTGGAGATATTATATTGCAG GGAGAACAGGGTGCTCAGATACTTGTCGTACCAGAGCTTGTTGAATTTCTAATGTCGTCATTGGATAAG GTTCGTAATGTTCCTGTAAGTTGCAGTAAGATACCATTAATTTCTCTTGATTACGAGCCACCAAG AACAATCACGTTTAAAACTATAGAAGCATCGCTCAGAGTTGATGCCTTGGCTAGTGCAGGTTTTAAGATTTCACGTTCCAAGCTAGTTGACTTGATCAG CAATGGTGATGTGCGTATAAACTGGACCCCTGTTACTACCAAAGGAACCACACTGAAAAGTGGAGACATTGTATCAGTTAGTGGAAGAGGTAGATTAAAG ATTGGAGAAATTAACTCAACAAAGAAAGGGAAGTTTGCAGTGGAGCTTATTCGGTATTTATGA
- the LOC112771729 gene encoding uncharacterized protein isoform X1 has translation MAAATASIVGTSSWSLRRAAAQAFALSQSHFLCATNPYFSFPRTLCTLPLSVSASSASDVSHTVQAIKGDVDELLNGVVEKSVIKEVKHILEMARRASLRREILHTDFLTPPVLKESMKVLEKLADVKAIAQGGYPQAERCRISVGHPEELTSDPDIISALSVSGNFRFESCSHGDFLGSILGTGITREKVGDIILQGEQGAQILVVPELVEFLMSSLDKVRNVPVSCSKIPLISLDYEPPRTITFKTIEASLRVDALASAGFKISRSKLVDLISNGDVRINWTPVTTKGTTLKSGDIVSVSGRGRLKIGEINSTKKGKFAVELIRYL, from the exons ATGGCTGCTGCCACTGCCAGTATCGTCGGAACTTCTTCATGGAGTCTTCGAAGAGCAGCAGCACAAGCTTTCGCACTCTCTCAATCCCATTTTCTCTGCGCTACCAATCCCTACTTCTCTTTCCCAAGGACCCTTTGCACTCTGCCTCTCTCTGTTTCTGCTTCTTCAG CTTCAGATGTAAGTCACACAGTGCAAGCTATAAAGGGAGATGTCGATGAGCTACTGAATGGAGTGGTAGAGAAAAGTGTAATAAAAGAAGTGAAGCATATTCTTGAGATG GCTAGACGTGCATCATTAAGACGAGAGATTCTCCATACAGATTTTCTAACACCTCCAGTGCTTAAAGAATCTATGAAAGTTTTGGAGAAATTAGCAGACGTGAAAGCAATTGCTCAAGGAGGTTACCCCCAG GCTGAACGTTGTCGAATTTCTGTTGGACATCCAGAAGAACTGACAAGCGATCCAGATATCATTTCGGCATTGAG TGTCTCTGGGAACTTTCGATTTGAATCTTGTTCTCATGGTGACTTCCTTGGCTCAATTCTTGGTACAGGAATTACTAGGGAGAAAGTTGGAGATATTATATTGCAG GGAGAACAGGGTGCTCAGATACTTGTCGTACCAGAGCTTGTTGAATTTCTAATGTCGTCATTGGATAAG GTTCGTAATGTTCCTGTAAGTTGCAGTAAGATACCATTAATTTCTCTTGATTACGAGCCACCAAG AACAATCACGTTTAAAACTATAGAAGCATCGCTCAGAGTTGATGCCTTGGCTAGTGCAGGTTTTAAGATTTCACGTTCCAAGCTAGTTGACTTGATCAG CAATGGTGATGTGCGTATAAACTGGACCCCTGTTACTACCAAAGGAACCACACTGAAAAGTGGAGACATTGTATCAGTTAGTGGAAGAGGTAGATTAAAG ATTGGAGAAATTAACTCAACAAAGAAAGGGAAGTTTGCAGTGGAGCTTATTCGGTATTTATGA
- the LOC112769798 gene encoding uncharacterized protein — translation MRATCKVKGCPWVVYASRDHEDTCWQIKTFVNDHTCPREDKNMAANRNWVASKLVKKVRKYPNFKHCDATTYFKSRFDLSLNKNSISRALLDVRNVVFGDEKEQYKMLQDYSLTLLKTNPGSTVEICCTPQPQSDPVFEKIYVCLNGCKNGFKFGCRPLIGLDENKENWKWFLDLLHQDLGDYRQYGWCFISDMQKGTGLLPAMEEVMPWVHHCFYVWHLWRNFNKQWKDLQLRSLLWECARATTYQEFRDNIDKIKHINQDAWEYLSQWGGEHWTRSQFSHRPKLDSICNNVCDVFNSKIKEARAKPIITLLEGVRMFVMRTIAKNKPKLANHVGKVAAVIHSRLEKVRKESKHWHLIWTGDTGYEKFEVHGYPANHVVDLGKHLCTCQFWMLTG, via the exons ATGAGGGCTACTTGTAAAGTGAAAGGATGTCCATGGGTGGTGTATGCATCAAGGGATCATGAAGATACTTGTTGGCAAATAAAGACTTTCGTTAATGATCATACATGCCCAAGGGAGGATAAGAACATGGCAGCTAACAGAAATTGGGTGGCGAGCAAACTAGTCAAGAAGGTTAGGAAGTACCCAAATTTCAAGCACTGTGATGCTACCACTTACTTCAAGTCAAGGTTTGacttgtccttgaacaagaactcAATATCAAGGGCCCTCTTAGATGTAAGAAATGTGGTGTTCGGGGATGAAAAGGAACAATACAAAATGCTGCAGGATTATAGTCTTACACTTCTTAAGACTAATCCTGGATCAACAGTTGAAATTTGTTGCACTCCCCAACCTCAATCTGATCCAGTGTTTGAGAAAATATATGTGTGCTTGAATGGATGCAAGAATGGTTTCAAATTCGGATGCCGGCCGTTGATTGGGCTGGACG AAAACAAGGAGAATTGGAAGTGGTTTCTTGATTTGCTACACCAAGACCTTGGAGACTATAGGCAATATGGGTGGTGCTTTATATCTGACATGCAGaag GGAACT GGTTTGTTGCCGGCAATGGAAGAGGTGATGCCATGGGTTCATCACTGCTTTTATGTTTGGCACTTGTGGAGGAATTTTAACAAACAATGGAAGGATTTACAACTAAGATCTTTGCTGTGGGAGTGTGCACGAGCCACCACGTATCAAGAGTTCAGAGACAATATAGACAAGATCAAGCACATCAACCAGGATGCATGGGAATATCTATCACAGTGGGGAGGAGAACATTGGACCAGGAGTCAATTCAGTCACAGGCCTAAATTGGATAGCATATGTAATAATGTGTGTGACGTATTCAACTCAAAAATTAAAGAGGCCAGGGCCAAGCCAATCATTACTTTACTTGAAGGTGTGAGAATGTTTGTCATGAGAACAATAGCGAAGAACAAACCTAAATTAGCTAATCATGTGGGTAAAGTTGCCGCCGTAATTCACAGTCGTTTGGAGAAAGTGAGAAAAGAGTCAAAACATTGGCACCTAATATGGACAGGTGATACTGGTTATGAGAAATTTGAGGTAcatggttatccagccaaccatGTTGTTGATCTAGGAAAGCACCTTTGCACGTGTCAATTTTGGATGCTGACAGGTTGA